GTACGAGCGGCGCACGTCGCCGTCGTCGGCATCCGCGGAGCCGGGGCGCCGGACGGTGAGATGCTGGCCGGCGCGGAACGCGAACGTCGCGCGCAGTTCCTCCGGTACGGCGAAGGTGATCGCCACGGCGTCGTCGGTGAGCCGGTCGACGGCGGCGACCGGCAGCGGGTGGAAGACCGGGCGGCGACGGACCGGCCGGGTGATCGTGACAGTCACAGCGCCTTCAGGTGGTCGAAGGGTTCACGGCAGGATCGGCAGCGCCAGAGCGCCTTGCAGGCGGTGGAGCCGAACCGGCTGATCTGCTCGGTCTCCGGTGACCCGCAGCGCGGGCAGCGGACGGCCAGGGTCAGCGGCACCGCACCGCCGGTCCGGGTTGACGCTGGTGGGGCGATGCCGGCGGTAGCCAGTTTGGCCCGCCCGGCCTCGGAGATCCAGTCGGTGCTCCAGGCGGGCATGAGCACCGTGCGGACCTCGGCGTCGGGGTGGCCGGCGGCGGCGAGTGCGCGGCGGATGTCGGCGCGGATCACGTCCATCGCCGGGCAGCCGGTGTAGGTGGGAGTGATGGTGACCACCACCCGGCCGGTGGCCGGGTCCTCCTCGACCGAGCGCAGGATGCCGAGGTCGTCGATGGTGAGCACCCGGATCTCCGGGTCCACCACCGCCGCCACGACGACCCGTGGGTTCAACGGTGTCGCCTTTCGTTCGCGACTGCGGGGCTCCGCTGCGCTGCACTCCTCGCGCTCACCACACGGCTCCGGGATGGGCGCGGTGGAGCACCTGCATCTCGGCGAGCAGGTACGACAGGTGCTCGGTGTGTACGCCGTCGCGACCGCCGGACGGGGCCCAGCCGTCGGCCGGGCGGGTCAGCGTCGCGTCGGCGAGCACCGCTTCCACCGTCTCCAGCCACTGGTCCCGCAGGGTCGACGGGGCGGCGGCCAGCCCGGCCGCGTCCAGCCGGGCGGTCAGCTCGTCGGCGGCGAAGAGTTCGTGGGTGTACGGCCAGATCTCGTCCACCGCCGCCTGCATCCGCCGGTGCGACTCCTCGGTGCCGTCGCCGAGCCGGCGCACCCAGAGCGCGGCGTGGTCGAGGTGGTAGGCGGACTCCTTGCGGGCCTTCGCGGCGATCGCGTGGATCCGTTCGTCGGTGGACGCCACCAGCCACTCGTAGAGCAGATGCTGGTAGGCGGCGAGGAAGAGCAGCTTCGCCATGGTCACCGCGAAGTCGCCGTTCGGCAGCTCGACCAGGAGGCAGTTGCGGAACTCGCGATCGTCGCGCAGGTACGCCAGCGCGTCCTCGTCCCGCCCGGCGGCCTCCAGCTCACCGGCGTACGTCAGCAGCAGCCGGGCCGCGCCGAGCTGGTCGAGGGCGATGTTGGACAGCGCGACGTCCTCCTCCATCTCCGGTGCCCGGCTGGTCCACTCGGCGAGGCGCTGGGCGGCGATCAGGGCGTCGTCGCCGACCCGGAGCGTGAACTCGTGCAGGTCGCGGTTCACAGGTGGGCCACCCCGTCTGGCACCTGGTAGAAGGTGGGGTGACGGTAGACCTTGTCGGCCGCCGGGTCGAAGAAGGCGTCCTTCTCGTCCGGGCTGGACGCGGTGATCACGCCGGCCGGGACCACCCAGATCGAGACCCCTTCCTGTCGCCGGGTGTAGAGGTCCCGGGCGTGCCGGAGGGCGACCTCGGCGTCGGGGGCGTGCAGGCTGCCGACGTGGGTGTGCGACAGCCCGCGCCGGGCCCGGACGAACACCTCCCACAGCGGGGACAGTTCCTGGCTCATGCGGCGACCCGCTCCTTCTTCCGTTCCGCCTGCTTGGCCGCGTACGCCGCGGCGGCCTCGCGCACCCAGGCGCCCTCGGTGTGGGCGCGGCGGCGGTGTTCCAGCCGTTGCCGGTTGCACGGCCCGTCGCCCTTGATCACCCGCATCAGCTCGGCGTAGTCCGGCTGGGTGTAGTCGTACGCCTGCCGCTGCTCGTTCCAGCGCAGGTCGGGATCGGGCAGGGTGAGGCCGAGAATCTCGGCCTGCTGGACGCACATGTCGACGAAGCGCTGGCGCAGCTCGTCGTTGGAGAAGCGCTTGATCTTCCAGGCCATGGACTGCGCGGAGTGCGTGGAGTCGCCGTCCGGCGGGCCGAACATCGCTAGCGACGGATACCACCAGCGGTCGACGGAGTCCTGGGCCATCGCCTTCTGTGCCGGCGTGCCGTGCGCGAGGACGTGCAGGATCTCGTAGCCCTGGCGCTGGTGGAAGGACTCTTCCTTGCAGACCCGGATCATCGCCCGTGCGTACGGCCCGTACGAGCAGCGGCACAGCGGCACCTGGTTGACGATTGCCGCGCCGTCCACCAGCCAGCCGATCGCGCCGACGTCCGCCCAGGTCAGCGTCGGGTAGTTGAAGATCGAGCTGTACTTCTGCCGGCCGGTCACCAGCATCTCGACCAGTTCGTCCCGGCTGACCCCGAGGGTCTCGGCGGCGGAGTAGAGGTAGAGGCCGTGGCCGGCCTCGTCCTGGACCTTGGCCAGCAGGATCGCCTTGCGCTTGAGCGAGGGGGCGCGGCTGATCCAGTTTCCCTCCGGCTGCATGCCGATGATCTCGGAGTGGGCGTGCTGGGCGATCTGCCGGATCAGCGTCTTCCGGTACGCCTCGGGCATCCAGTCGCGGGGTTCGATCTTCTGGTCGGCCTCGATCACCTCGGCGAAGTACGCCGCCAGGTCCGTCCCGGGTGGGGCACCGTCGGGACGCCCCCGGGCGGCGGCCTCCCGCAGGGCCGCTTCCGCCGCCTCGACCTGATCGAGCAGACCCCCGCCGGGAGCCTCGTCCGGGTTCGCGAAGTCGTTGCCGTACACAGGTCAAGTGTTACAGCTCACCACAGCGGGCGCTAGAGGCATGTAACAGCGATCCAGAGCAGGCGGCTCCCGGCCGAACCGAGCACCGCCAGCGACATCGGACGGGGCGATCCGCACGCGAGTGGGAGACATCACATCCGCCAGGCAGGAAAAGCTGCGCTAATGTGCCATATGTCGTGATTTTGGGGCGACTCGGCGAGCCTCGGGTTCTGGCGTGTCCCGGTTCCGGACGTAGACTTTGCCGGTCACACCGATCGGTTCCGGACGATCGCCGTCCCCGACAGGCCGCATCCCAGGCCTCGGCCGTCCACCGACGTACATCGGAAAAGTTGGTCCCCCGGCCCTGACTTCTGGGAGTTCACCCACTCATGCGTCCCCGCGTGACCCTGGTGCTCGCCATCCTGGCGGTTCTGCTCGGTGGCGGCATGCTGGTCCCCACCGCATACGCCCGGCTCGCCGCCGACGACAGTTCGGACGGCGGCACGGAGAGCGTCGCGGCCCCGCCGCCCGCCGCACCGCAGCCGCCCACGCTGGCGAACGCCGCCGTGTCGGTGCCCTTCGACGGAAAGTACTTCTCCTGGGCCCTGATGGACCGGGAGACCGGCACGATCTCGGGTGCGAAGAACCTCACCACCACCAACTCCACCGAGTCGATGATCAAGGTCTGGATCGTCTCCGACTACCTGCGCCGCCTCGGGGACAAGCCGTTGACCGCCGAGCGGCGCAAGCAGACCAGCACCGCCATCCGGGACAGCAACGACACCGCCGCCCAGTCGCTCTACAAGGCCGGCGGCAGCCGGGCCGTCATCGAGCGGTTGATCAGCACCTGCAAGCTGACCGACACCGAGATCAACGCGCAGGGGTGGGCGTACACCCAGATGTCGCCCCGGGACGCGGTCCGGATGGGCGACTGCATCGCCGACGGCACGGCCGCCGGCCCGAAGTGGACGTCGTACGTGCTGGACGAGATGAGCAAGGTCCGGGGTACCACGGCTCCCGAGGACCAGCAGCTCAAGGAGGGCGGCGGCCGGTGGGGGATCATCGACGGCCTGCCGTCGTCGATCACCACCCAGGGGCCGGTCAGCATCAAGAACGGCTGGACGATGCTCTGGGCTGACCTCCAGTGGCACCTGAACTGTCTGGCCGTGACCGACAAGTGGAGTCTCGCGGTGATGATGCGGTATCCGAAGGACCACGGTCTGGACTACGGCGCGGAAGTCTGCCAGAGCGTCACCACGCAGCTCGTCACCCCGCAGCCGGGTGCCGCGCTCAAGGTTCCGCCGCCGGTGGCGAAGCCCTGATGGCCGGCACCCCTCGAACCGGCCGGAAGGGCGGCGATCCCTCGCCGCTGCGGCTGATCGGCATCGCCGTCGTCCTGATCGGGCTGGTACTGGTCTCCCTCCGGCTGCTGCCCGGCTCGCCGTTCGAGTCGGACGCGGCAGTCCGCTGGGGCACCAGCGACCAGGCCAGCCGGACCACCGACGCGGCCACCGACCGCAGCGCGCGGAGCACGCAGAGCCCGTCGCCGTCGCCGTCCCCCTCGCCCACGCTGGAGCCGCTGCCGGTCCGCCCGACCGAGGTCGAGCTGGACGCCGAGGGCTGGTGGAGCTGGAGTCTGCTGGACACCCGGACCGGCGAGATCGCCGGGTCGGAGACCATGACCGAGACCAACACCACCGCCTCACTGATCAAGGCCTGGATCGTCGCGGACTACCTGCGCCGCGCGGACGAGGCCGGCCGTACGGTGAGCAAGGCCAAGCTCGCCGACGCCACCAAGATCATTCGGGACAGCGACAACACCCGGACCCAGCAGTTCTACGAGGCGCTCGGCGGCGTGCCCTCGATCAAGCGGTTGATCTCCACCTGCAAGCTGACCGACAGCAGCCCGGCCGCCGACGGCGGCTGGAGCCGGACCAACCTCTCCGCGCGGGACACCGCCCGGATGGGGGCCTGCATCGCCGACGGCCGGGCCGCCGGGCCGGAGTGGACCGACTGGCTGCTCAACGAGATGAAGCTGGTCCGGGGCACCGGTGACTTCGGCATCCGCAAGGCGTTCCCGGCGGCCGAGCAGAAGCAGATCGCCATCAAGAACGGCTGGGTCGACCGGACCCGCGAGCAGGAGATCCACGTCAACTGCCTGGCCATCGGCGACGGCTGGACCATGGGCGTGATGGTCCGCTACCCGATCAACCTGGGCTACGAGTACGGCATGAACAACTGCGAGAAAATCGCCGAGCAGCTCCGGGCAGCCGCCACCTGATCCCCGCCGGCCTGCCCGCCGGGGCGCGTCCCCGGTGGGCAGGCCGGTCCTGAACGCTGGCGAATCCGCCGGTGGGCAGCCCGATTCTGAACGCCGACGAATCCGCCGGTGGGGCAGGCCGGCCCGCGAGTCAGCCGGCGCGAAGAACCCAGCCCGCGAAGAAAACTCAGCCGGCGAAGAACTCCGGCCCGCCGGACGGCAGCGCCGGCGCCTCGCCCGCCCCGGCGGCGCGTCGGGCGAACTCCTGGAGCCCCGCGACCTGGCGCTCGCCGAGGGAGAAGTCCAGCACCCGGAAGTACGACGCCAGCGTCGCCGCGTCGAACGGCTCCCAGCGGGCGGCGGCAACGGCCACCTCGTCCAACTCGGCCAGGCAGAGGTCGCGCGACCGCAGGAATGCCTCGTGCACCTCCTTGACCAGGCCCGGGTGGGCGGCGGCGAAGTCCCGGCGTACCGCCCAGACGGCGAAGACCATCGGCAGGCCGGTCCACTCCCGCCAGGCCTGCCCGAGATCGGTCACCGCCAGCCCTCGGCGCGGCGCCTCGTAGAGGGCGCGCAGCGCCACGTCGCCGATCAGCACCCCGGCGTCGGCCTCCAGCAGCATCTGGGTCAGGTCGGGCGGGCAGCGGAAGTACTCGGGCCGCACCCCGTACCGCTCGCCGAGCAGCAGTTGGGCCAGCAGCACCCCGGTCCGCGAGGTGGAGCCCAGCGCCACCCGGCGGCCGTCCAGCTCGGCCAGCGGCCGGGTCGACACGACGTTGACCGAGAGCACCGGACCGTCGCTGCCCACCGCCAGGTCGGGCAGGAGCAGCAGTTCGTCGGCGTGGCGCAGGTACTCCACCTGCGAGATGGGGCCGATGTCCAGGTCACCGGCGACGAGCGCGGCGCTGAGCCGGTCCGGCGAGTCCTTGTGCAGGTCGACGTCGAGCAGCGCGCCGGAGCGCATCAACCCCCAGTAGATCGGCAGACAGTTGAGGAACTGGATGTGCCCGACCCGGGGGCGCGCGACGCGGTCAACCATGCCCCGACCGTATCCCCGCCGGAACCGGCGGGCTCACCGGACGGGGGTGGGAGTGGCCCACCCAGCACCGGCGGCACCGTCCGGGGCCGACCGGGACTGCCGGTCGCTCCGTACCGCGCGGGCGGCCGGCACCACGAAGGCGGCCACCACCAGCAGGCCCGCCACACCGCAGGCAGCGACCAGCGGACGCGGACCGGTCGCCTCCAGCGCGAGCCCACCGATCAGGTAGCCGACCATCGCCGCGCCCTGGGTGGCCCCGCCGAAGACCGCGAAGGCCCGGCCCCGGGCCGCCTCGGGCACCCGGCGGGTCAGCAGGAGGTTGTTCAGCACGCTGTCGCCGCCGTTGGCGATCCCGCCGAGCAGCCAGCACGGCACCACCAGCAGCGCGGTCGGCACCACCGCCCCGACCAGGACCATCAGGCAGCAGACCGCCAGCAGGACCAGTCCGCCCCACAGCAGCGCGGCGTCGTCGGCGAATCTCGGGGCCAGCCGGGCGAGCAGCCATGCTCCGGGCAGGATGCCGAACGGCCAGGCCGCGGTGACCACGCCGAACAGGGTCGCGGAGGCGTCCAGGGTCTCCCGCAGGTAGAAGACCTCGACCACCCCGAGCGCGCCGAGCGCACCGACCACCGTGGCCATCGTGCCGACCATCGCCACCAGCAACGGGTCACTCCGCAGCCGCCAGGCCCGCACCACCGGGCGTTCGTCTCCCGGTGCGGCCGTCGTCGCGGATCGGGCCCCACCCCGACGGGTACGGATCACCAGCCCGGCCAGCACCAGCGCGAGGTAGCTGGCCGCGTCGACGAGCAGTGGCACCCGGGTGCCGAACTGGCCCACCAGCAGCCCGGCCAGTGCCGGCCCGCCGAGCATCCCGATGGTGGCGGCGGTCTGGTTGAAGGCGCTGGCGCGGGGCAGGTCCTCGGTCCGGACCATCGCGGGCAGCAACGCGGCCAGCACCGGCTGGGTGAGCGCGAGACCGCTGGCGAGCAGCGCCACCAACGCGACGATCAGGACCGGGTGCCCGG
The nucleotide sequence above comes from Micromonospora pallida. Encoded proteins:
- the paaC gene encoding 1,2-phenylacetyl-CoA epoxidase subunit PaaC, whose translation is MNRDLHEFTLRVGDDALIAAQRLAEWTSRAPEMEEDVALSNIALDQLGAARLLLTYAGELEAAGRDEDALAYLRDDREFRNCLLVELPNGDFAVTMAKLLFLAAYQHLLYEWLVASTDERIHAIAAKARKESAYHLDHAALWVRRLGDGTEESHRRMQAAVDEIWPYTHELFAADELTARLDAAGLAAAPSTLRDQWLETVEAVLADATLTRPADGWAPSGGRDGVHTEHLSYLLAEMQVLHRAHPGAVW
- the paaD gene encoding 1,2-phenylacetyl-CoA epoxidase subunit PaaD; amino-acid sequence: MNPRVVVAAVVDPEIRVLTIDDLGILRSVEEDPATGRVVVTITPTYTGCPAMDVIRADIRRALAAAGHPDAEVRTVLMPAWSTDWISEAGRAKLATAGIAPPASTRTGGAVPLTLAVRCPRCGSPETEQISRFGSTACKALWRCRSCREPFDHLKAL
- a CDS encoding MFS transporter; amino-acid sequence: MPTTSALPAGPPTSRWTDVGFATAARGISICGDFLAATALTLALQSAGAGGLAVSALLLAATLPLVVLAPLTGRLADRVDSRTLLVGAGLAQAAVCLGLAYAGHPVLIVALVALLASGLALTQPVLAALLPAMVRTEDLPRASAFNQTAATIGMLGGPALAGLLVGQFGTRVPLLVDAASYLALVLAGLVIRTRRGGARSATTAAPGDERPVVRAWRLRSDPLLVAMVGTMATVVGALGALGVVEVFYLRETLDASATLFGVVTAAWPFGILPGAWLLARLAPRFADDAALLWGGLVLLAVCCLMVLVGAVVPTALLVVPCWLLGGIANGGDSVLNNLLLTRRVPEAARGRAFAVFGGATQGAAMVGYLIGGLALEATGPRPLVAACGVAGLLVVAAFVVPAARAVRSDRQSRSAPDGAAGAGWATPTPVR
- the paaB gene encoding 1,2-phenylacetyl-CoA epoxidase subunit PaaB produces the protein MSQELSPLWEVFVRARRGLSHTHVGSLHAPDAEVALRHARDLYTRRQEGVSIWVVPAGVITASSPDEKDAFFDPAADKVYRHPTFYQVPDGVAHL
- a CDS encoding menaquinone biosynthetic enzyme MqnA/MqnD family protein is translated as MVDRVARPRVGHIQFLNCLPIYWGLMRSGALLDVDLHKDSPDRLSAALVAGDLDIGPISQVEYLRHADELLLLPDLAVGSDGPVLSVNVVSTRPLAELDGRRVALGSTSRTGVLLAQLLLGERYGVRPEYFRCPPDLTQMLLEADAGVLIGDVALRALYEAPRRGLAVTDLGQAWREWTGLPMVFAVWAVRRDFAAAHPGLVKEVHEAFLRSRDLCLAELDEVAVAAARWEPFDAATLASYFRVLDFSLGERQVAGLQEFARRAAGAGEAPALPSGGPEFFAG
- the paaA gene encoding 1,2-phenylacetyl-CoA epoxidase subunit PaaA; the encoded protein is MYGNDFANPDEAPGGGLLDQVEAAEAALREAAARGRPDGAPPGTDLAAYFAEVIEADQKIEPRDWMPEAYRKTLIRQIAQHAHSEIIGMQPEGNWISRAPSLKRKAILLAKVQDEAGHGLYLYSAAETLGVSRDELVEMLVTGRQKYSSIFNYPTLTWADVGAIGWLVDGAAIVNQVPLCRCSYGPYARAMIRVCKEESFHQRQGYEILHVLAHGTPAQKAMAQDSVDRWWYPSLAMFGPPDGDSTHSAQSMAWKIKRFSNDELRQRFVDMCVQQAEILGLTLPDPDLRWNEQRQAYDYTQPDYAELMRVIKGDGPCNRQRLEHRRRAHTEGAWVREAAAAYAAKQAERKKERVAA